In Gasterosteus aculeatus chromosome 15, fGasAcu3.hap1.1, whole genome shotgun sequence, a single genomic region encodes these proteins:
- the slc1a8b gene encoding solute carrier family 1 member 8b, whose amino-acid sequence MEWLKRLIKNLFSKKFRVFVKDYCKRNGLLTLSVFAVVTGCALGFGLRSLNLSTQAKIYFSFPGELLMRMLKMLILPLITSSLMSGLSAMDTRASGRLGVLTITYYLWTTFIAVIVGIVLVLIIHPGTGSEKDGHHSHSGPVMTSADALLDLIRNMIPSNLIEATFQQYRTDLVPIVQNIDEKDSQANYVYVMPDYHNPQLGHPVFLEITPAPDIKYKIVPSTSKGMNVLGIVIFSATMGLLLGKMGERGAPLVNVCQCINECVMKIINAAMWYFPFGIVFLVAGKILDMHDPAHLGEKLGMYFITVLSGLFVHGLILLPLFYYFFTRKNPFPYIRGLLQALVIALATSSSSATLPITMKCLLENCGVDRQIARFVLPVGATINMDGTALYEAVAAIFIAQVNEYELDFGQLVTISITATAASIGAAGIPQAGLVTMVIVLTSVGLPPADISLIVAIDWILDRFRTMINVLGDALAAGIMAHLCKKDFEKAARTTATSSPAEDNNGGGPNRRDTVISFGNQSVAMSDAPLIAHRCDYVYEVDGESVMERPLACYNLCQV is encoded by the exons ATGGAATGGTTAAAGAGGTTGATAAAAAACTTGTTTTCAAAGAAATTCAGGGTGTTCGTGAAGGACTACTGCAAGAGGAACGGACTGCTGACGCTCTCGGTTTTCGCTGTCGTGACGGGCTGTGCGCTGGGATTCGGCCTTAGATCGCTCAACCTGTCCACACAG gcTAAGATCTACTTCTCCTTCCCCGGAGAACTGCTGATGAGGATGTTAAAGATGTTGATTCTGCCGCTCATCACCTCCAG TCTTATGTCAGGCCTGTCCGCCATGGACACCAGGGCAAGTGGTCGACTGGGCGTCCTGACCATCACCTACTACCTGTGGACCACCTTTATCGCCGTCATCGTCGGCATCGTACTGGTGCTCATCATCCATCCGGGGACTGGCTCAGAGAAAGACGGCCACCATTCACATTCAGGGCCTGTCATGACCTCGGCTGACGCTCTGCTGGACCTCATCAG GAATATGATCCCGTCAAATCTAATTGAAGCAACGTTTCAGCAG TACCGAACGGACCTGGTACCCATTGTACAGAACATCGACGAAAAAGACTCTCAAGCCAACTATGTGTATGTCATGCCCGACTACCACAACCCTCAGCTGGGCCACCCAGTCTTCCTGGAGATCACTCCAGCTCCAGACATCAAGTATAAAATCGTCCCCAGTACCAGCAAGGGCATGAACGTACTGGGGATTGTTATCTTCTCGGCCACCATGG GACTGCTGCTGGGCAAGATGGGAGAACGTGGAGCGCCGTTGGTCAACGTGTGCCAGTGCATAAACGAGTGCGTCATGAAGATTATTAACGCTGCCATGTG GTACTTCCCCTTTGGTATTGTGTTCCTTGTGGCGGGGAAGATCCTGGACATGCACGATCCAGCTCACCTGGGAGAGAAGCTGGGCATGTACTTCATCACGGTGCTGTCTGGTTTGTTTGTGCACGGCCTCATCCTACTGCCTCTCTTCTACTATTTCTTCACGCGTAAAAACCCCTTCCCCTATATCCGAGGGTTGCTGCAGGCTCTTGTCATTGCACTGGCCACGTCATCAAG CTCAGCTACGCTGCCCATCACCATGAAGTGTCTTCTGGAGAACTGTGGAGTGGACCGGCAGATTGCTCGCTTCGTGCTGCCTGTGGGAGCTACCATCAACATGGATGGGACGGCCCTGTATGAGGCAGTGGCGGCCATCTTTATCGCTCAGGTCAATGAGTACGAGTTGGACTTTGGCCAGCTGGTCACCATCAG TATTACGGCCACGGCGGCTAGCATCGGGGCAGCTGGCATACCTCAAGCTGGTCTGGTTACCATGGTTATTGTCCTGACCTCAGTGGGGCTGCCGCCCGCTGACATCTCACTGATTGTGGCCATAGATTGGATTCT TGACCGGTTCCGGACGATGATCAATGTTCTTGGCGATGCCTTGGCTGCTGGGATTATGGCTCATTTATGTAAGAAGGACTTTGAGAAGGCAGCTCGTACTACTGCGACTTCTAGTCCAGCTGAGGACAATAATGGAGGTGGCCCCAACCGG